One Myxococcus guangdongensis DNA segment encodes these proteins:
- a CDS encoding M4 family metallopeptidase: MKIRADLPKLPVTRSTDIRPATTPEVKNKALGFTEGSTFEASTRPAPPKSATPLTAPTVTSGPVALDSAASKAAIQTTMDFLQKQAAPTVSQLLAGKQGVNAADFAPRAVEQDDLGFTHVRMDRKHEGVPVFGEQVVGHLDREGKLESLTGDVGTLPAGLGKKETKLSAEDALAVAQKEFNGPTDRKPVSERVIFKDANGEYKAAYHVELSNTTDVGPGKDPRRMQYLVDANTGKVLEQYNQMGGVGSHAHGADHAGHSHAAKPSLTAETPTTEEPGTPAPSSKADDTTQYSGKVEIGSTKTADGKYSLEDSSRGGGVVTRDALNRDPNTDSTTHAAVTDDNDIWGEGTDSARNKDAVDAQYGAQATYDFYKDVLGRDSIDGKGEKLISDVHVGKDFANAFWDGEKMNYGDGDGDQFGSLTTLDIAGHEITHGLTERTAGLQYRNESGALNEAMSDIMGVGVEWYASQRNDAVKFDWTVGEDTYTPNNGDDTDGLRDLSNPSSDGMSPDHYSKRYTGWQDNGGVHINSGIPNNAFYLLSEGGTNRTSNVEVKDGIGIEKGLKIYSRALNFYMTPTTNFAQAKEATYKAAQDLYGKDSVEAQKVLESWGAVGVK, translated from the coding sequence ATGAAGATTCGCGCCGACCTCCCGAAGCTTCCTGTCACGCGTTCCACGGACATCCGGCCCGCGACGACCCCCGAGGTGAAGAACAAGGCCCTGGGCTTCACGGAGGGCTCCACCTTCGAGGCGTCCACCAGGCCCGCGCCGCCGAAGTCGGCCACGCCGCTGACGGCCCCGACGGTGACGTCCGGCCCGGTGGCCCTGGACAGCGCCGCCAGCAAGGCGGCCATCCAGACGACGATGGACTTCCTGCAGAAGCAGGCGGCGCCCACGGTGTCGCAGCTGCTCGCCGGCAAGCAGGGCGTCAACGCCGCGGACTTCGCGCCGCGCGCGGTGGAGCAGGACGACCTGGGCTTCACGCACGTGCGCATGGACCGCAAGCACGAGGGCGTGCCCGTCTTCGGCGAGCAGGTGGTGGGTCACCTGGACCGCGAGGGCAAGCTGGAGAGCCTCACCGGCGACGTGGGCACCCTCCCCGCGGGCCTGGGCAAGAAGGAGACGAAGCTGTCCGCCGAGGACGCGCTGGCCGTCGCCCAGAAGGAGTTCAACGGCCCCACGGACCGCAAGCCCGTCTCCGAGCGCGTCATCTTCAAGGACGCCAACGGCGAGTACAAGGCCGCGTACCACGTGGAGCTGAGCAACACGACGGACGTGGGCCCGGGCAAGGACCCGCGCCGCATGCAGTACCTGGTCGACGCGAACACCGGCAAGGTGCTGGAGCAGTACAACCAGATGGGCGGCGTGGGCAGCCACGCGCACGGCGCGGACCACGCCGGCCACTCGCACGCGGCGAAGCCGTCGCTGACGGCCGAGACGCCGACGACGGAGGAGCCCGGCACGCCCGCGCCCTCGAGCAAGGCGGACGACACCACCCAGTACAGCGGCAAGGTGGAGATCGGCAGCACGAAGACCGCGGACGGCAAGTACTCGCTCGAGGACAGCTCGCGCGGCGGCGGCGTGGTGACGCGGGATGCGCTCAACCGCGACCCGAACACCGACTCCACCACGCACGCGGCCGTCACCGACGACAACGACATCTGGGGCGAGGGCACCGACTCCGCGCGCAACAAGGACGCGGTGGACGCGCAGTACGGCGCCCAGGCCACGTACGACTTCTACAAGGACGTGCTCGGCCGCGACTCCATCGACGGCAAGGGCGAGAAGCTCATCTCCGACGTGCACGTGGGCAAGGACTTCGCCAACGCCTTCTGGGACGGCGAGAAGATGAACTACGGCGACGGTGACGGCGACCAGTTCGGCTCGCTCACCACGCTGGACATCGCGGGCCACGAAATCACCCACGGCCTCACCGAGCGCACCGCGGGCCTGCAGTACCGCAACGAGTCGGGCGCCCTCAACGAGGCGATGAGCGACATCATGGGCGTGGGCGTGGAGTGGTACGCCAGCCAGCGCAACGACGCGGTGAAGTTCGACTGGACGGTGGGCGAGGACACGTACACGCCCAATAACGGCGACGACACCGACGGCCTGCGCGACCTGAGCAACCCCTCCAGCGACGGCATGTCGCCGGACCACTACTCGAAGCGCTACACCGGCTGGCAGGACAACGGCGGCGTGCACATCAACTCGGGCATCCCGAACAACGCCTTCTACCTGCTGTCGGAGGGTGGCACGAACCGCACCTCCAACGTGGAGGTGAAGGACGGCATCGGCATCGAGAAGGGCCTGAAGATCTACTCGCGCGCGCTGAACTTCTACATGACGCCGACCACCAACTTCGCCCAGGCGAAGGAGGCCACGTACAAGGCGGCGCAGGACCTGTACGGCAAGGACTCCGTCGAGGCCCAGAAGGTGCTGGAGAGCTGGGGCGCGGTGGGCGTGAAGTAG
- a CDS encoding GFA family protein, whose amino-acid sequence MSLTPAQKSPTLKKYVGGCHCGAVRFEAEVDLTEAMNRCNCTVCTKMGGTTTQVAPSSFRVLQGEGETGEYRVGKSPNYRRFCKHCGVQAYGGGFVEEMGGDFRSINVGCLDDVDVSKLKIQYWDGRHDNWQAGSRSEPWPLRAA is encoded by the coding sequence ATGAGCCTGACCCCTGCCCAGAAGTCCCCCACCCTGAAGAAGTACGTCGGCGGCTGTCACTGCGGCGCCGTGCGCTTCGAGGCCGAGGTGGACCTCACCGAGGCGATGAATCGCTGCAACTGCACCGTCTGCACGAAGATGGGCGGCACGACGACGCAGGTGGCCCCCAGCTCGTTCCGCGTCCTCCAGGGCGAGGGCGAGACGGGCGAGTACCGCGTGGGCAAGAGCCCCAACTACCGGCGCTTCTGCAAGCACTGCGGCGTCCAGGCCTACGGCGGCGGCTTCGTCGAGGAGATGGGTGGGGACTTCCGCTCCATCAACGTGGGCTGCCTGGATGACGTGGACGTCTCCAAGCTGAAGATTCAGTACTGGGACGGCCGTCACGACAACTGGCAGGCGGGTTCGCGCTCCGAGCCGTGGCCCCTGCGCGCCGCGTGA
- a CDS encoding TetR/AcrR family transcriptional regulator encodes MSVRCTPKPPSAMPRPRSLTLPGIADAALTVIEREGLAALSMRSVASVLGMGTMSLYRYVEGRDALESLVVDAVMRDVRLPESVEGTPWTERVKTLLGQVRGAVARHPSVAPLVLTRRHCTEGTLAWAEALLALLTEGGFEDLARLIALRTLVSHVFGSVQLTHLGALSGAGTAALTELDAARYPLLRQTAGDARRLTHDEEFRHGLDVLLRGLEATLAHR; translated from the coding sequence ATGAGCGTACGCTGTACGCCCAAGCCCCCCTCCGCCATGCCACGTCCCCGCTCGCTCACCTTGCCCGGCATCGCCGACGCCGCCCTCACCGTCATCGAGCGGGAGGGGCTGGCCGCGCTGTCCATGCGCTCGGTGGCGAGCGTGCTCGGCATGGGGACCATGTCCCTGTACCGCTACGTGGAGGGGCGCGACGCGCTGGAGTCGCTGGTCGTCGACGCGGTGATGCGGGACGTGCGACTGCCGGAGTCAGTCGAGGGCACGCCCTGGACCGAGCGGGTGAAGACGCTGCTGGGACAGGTGCGCGGGGCGGTGGCGCGCCACCCCTCCGTCGCGCCGCTGGTGCTCACCCGGCGCCACTGCACCGAGGGCACGCTGGCGTGGGCGGAGGCGCTGCTCGCGCTCCTGACGGAGGGCGGCTTCGAGGACCTGGCGCGGCTCATCGCCCTGCGCACGCTGGTGAGCCACGTCTTCGGCTCCGTCCAGCTCACGCACCTGGGCGCCCTGTCCGGAGCGGGCACCGCCGCGCTCACGGAGCTGGACGCCGCCCGCTATCCCCTGCTGAGGCAGACGGCCGGGGACGCGCGGCGGCTCACCCACGACGAGGAGTTCCGCCACGGCCTGGACGTCCTGCTGCGCGGCCTGGAGGCCACGCTGGCCCACCGCTGA